Sequence from the Flavobacterium sp. J372 genome:
GCAAGCAATTGTACTTGACGATGCTTACCAGCACCGACGTGTAAAAGCAGGATTTTATATATTGCTTACTGCATACGGCGATTTATATGTCGATGACCATATTTTACCTGCAGGAAATTTGCGCGAAAGTAAAACGGGCGCCGAAAGAGCTGATGTGATTCTTGTAACTAAATGCCCGGCAGGTCTTTCAGCAGCTGAGCAGCAACGCATTACATCAAAATTAAAGCTACAGCCTGGCCAGCAGGTGTATTTCACTACAATTGCTTATGACAGGCAGGTTTATAATGAAACAGTCAGGCTCAATGTTGAAGACATAAAGCATCAACCCAAAATCCTTGTGGCGGGGATAGCTAAGCCGGAGCCTTTTTTCAAACACCTTAAAATTGATGGTGATATTTTAAAGCAATACCCTGACCATCATGATTTTACACCGGATGAAATACAAGAACTAAATAACTTTAACCAATTAATAATCACTACTGAAAAAGACTATATGCGCCTTCGCGGGAAAGTTTCGAACGACCGGCTGTATTATCTTCCGATTCGTACGGATTTCTTAACGGGTAGTGATAAATTCAACGAAACTATTATAAATTATGTGGGAAAAAGTACAGGAAACCGTTAGCTATATCACTGAAAAAACTGGCTTTACACCAAGATACGGCGTTATCCTCGGTTCGGGCTTGGGGAGTTTTACCGAAGACATTGAAATTGAGCATACCCTGCCCTACAGCGAAATACCGAACTTCCCGACATCAACTGTCGAGGGGCATAAAGGTGCGCTCATTTTCGGTAAAATTGGCGGAAATAATGTAGTAGCCATGCAGGGGCGTTTTCATTATTACGAGGGTTACAGCATGACTGAAGTGACTTTCCCTGTGCGGGTTATGAAATTTTTAGGCGTAGAAAAACTTATTGTGAGCAACGCTTCAGGCGGGGTGAATCCGTTTTATAAAGTGGGCGATATTGTTTATATCTATGACCATATTAACCTGATGCCGGAACATCCGCTGCGTGGAAAAAACGATGAAAGGTTTGGGCCGAGATTTGTAAATATGGGTGAACCGTACAGCCGTAAAATGATTGCTAAAGCTAAAGAAATAGCCGTGAATATGGGCGTTGACGTGAAAGACGGCATTTACCTTGGGCTGCAGGGGCCAACTTTTGAAACGCTCAGTGAGTACCGCATGGTGAAAGTGCTCGGGGCCGACTGCGTGGGAATGTCAACCGTGCCGGAGGTTATTGTGGCGCGGCATATGAACATGGAAGTTTTCGGCATTTCGGTGATTACGGACATAGGGAGTGAAGATGCGATTGAAGAGATAAGCCATGATGAGGTACTTTTGGCTGCCCAAAGCGCTGAACCAAAGGTTCGGGGTATTATTAAAGAACTGATAATCAAATACTAAAAAATTTAGACTACTAAAGCTATCTTAATTTCCCACAAAGCAGTAATCCGCAGGCTGAAAAGTGTGCGGATTTTTGCTTTTATGGTATATACCCTATGCAAGGTAATCTAACACCTTAACATCTCTTTAACAGATATTATTTAGAACTATAGACATGACAATTATGCAGCCCCGTTTCTTCTCAAGAAAATAATCGATGAACGGTTAATTTTTGAACGGGTTTTGTAACGTGTTTCGAAAATTGCCGCCGTAACCTTGCAAAAAGTTTTGAAGTGAGTTTTGAGGAAAGGTTCTTTGAAATACTGATAAACTTTTAAAACACATAGATAACATAGCTATTCAAGCTGAAGTTATTCCGCAGAGATGCACAAAGAAGCACAGAGTTTCACAAAGGTCACTCTTCACTCAGCCGTCAGAGTGAAGCTGTCTCTAAGCTTGTTTAGTGCTATCAGTTAAGCCATTCATAATCTAAACCACGAGTTACTCAGCAAGATATTTATTTATCTCTTTGCGCAATTCTGAGCTGCCCGGCCTCGCGGCATCGGCATTTACAATATTTCCTTTTTTATCAATGAGCATATAGCGCGGTATCATTTTTATCTGCAACTCGGC
This genomic interval carries:
- the lpxK gene encoding tetraacyldisaccharide 4'-kinase — protein: MKQLRLLLYPFAIIYGIITGIRNWLYNKSILKSYAFPLPVIAIGNLSTGGTGKTPMTEYLIRLLGENYRLATLSRGYKRKSKGFVLGSEASGPDILGDEPYQFYSKFPNVRVAVDADRVNGITKLIALTPQPQAIVLDDAYQHRRVKAGFYILLTAYGDLYVDDHILPAGNLRESKTGAERADVILVTKCPAGLSAAEQQRITSKLKLQPGQQVYFTTIAYDRQVYNETVRLNVEDIKHQPKILVAGIAKPEPFFKHLKIDGDILKQYPDHHDFTPDEIQELNNFNQLIITTEKDYMRLRGKVSNDRLYYLPIRTDFLTGSDKFNETIINYVGKSTGNR
- a CDS encoding purine-nucleoside phosphorylase, which gives rise to MWEKVQETVSYITEKTGFTPRYGVILGSGLGSFTEDIEIEHTLPYSEIPNFPTSTVEGHKGALIFGKIGGNNVVAMQGRFHYYEGYSMTEVTFPVRVMKFLGVEKLIVSNASGGVNPFYKVGDIVYIYDHINLMPEHPLRGKNDERFGPRFVNMGEPYSRKMIAKAKEIAVNMGVDVKDGIYLGLQGPTFETLSEYRMVKVLGADCVGMSTVPEVIVARHMNMEVFGISVITDIGSEDAIEEISHDEVLLAAQSAEPKVRGIIKELIIKY